A part of Streptomyces sp. SLBN-31 genomic DNA contains:
- a CDS encoding GNAT family N-acetyltransferase gives MTYKVRSIRADEWREVKALRLASLQDPVAHLAFLETYEQAAARSDAFWQERAAGGAEGASGAQQIIAEGPDGEWVGTLTVLMEEAGSTDWAGFPIERRQGHVVGVFVRPEHRGIGLTEVLFEAGLDWAWAQGAERVRLIVHEENGRAQRLYRKVGFAPTGVTVPLTAAPGQLELEFALEREEREAV, from the coding sequence ATGACCTACAAAGTCCGTTCCATACGCGCCGACGAGTGGCGTGAGGTGAAGGCGCTGCGGCTTGCGTCTCTTCAGGATCCCGTCGCGCACCTCGCCTTCCTCGAGACCTACGAGCAGGCCGCGGCCAGGTCGGATGCCTTCTGGCAGGAGCGGGCGGCCGGCGGGGCCGAGGGTGCGTCCGGAGCGCAGCAGATCATTGCCGAGGGGCCGGACGGCGAATGGGTCGGGACGCTCACCGTGCTGATGGAGGAGGCCGGGTCCACCGACTGGGCCGGGTTTCCGATCGAGCGGCGGCAGGGGCATGTCGTCGGCGTGTTCGTGCGGCCCGAGCACCGTGGCATCGGGCTGACCGAGGTGCTGTTCGAGGCCGGTCTTGACTGGGCCTGGGCGCAGGGCGCCGAGCGGGTGCGGCTCATCGTGCACGAGGAGAACGGGCGGGCCCAGCGGCTGTACCGGAAGGTCGGCTTCGCGCCCACCGGTGTGACCGTGCCGTTGACGGCGGCTCCGGGGCAGTTGGAGCTGGAGTTCGCCCTGGAGCGCGAGGAGCGTGAGGCGGTCTGA
- a CDS encoding MarR family winged helix-turn-helix transcriptional regulator — protein MAEPPGATEPTLEEQIAAYQREFRDLDPQVEKIVSALSRLNRRMNVAYGRQTAALGISNAEWEVLKALVLSGAPYRMGPSDLAKRLGLTPAAMTHRIDRMVTEGLVTRERDESNRVRVIVELTGEGREKWLEAMRLATVFEDDLLQDLSAEERTALGEVLTRLLRRVEHAQPDASGRLTDLD, from the coding sequence ATGGCCGAGCCCCCCGGCGCCACGGAGCCGACACTCGAAGAGCAGATCGCCGCGTACCAGCGAGAGTTCCGGGACCTCGACCCCCAGGTCGAGAAGATCGTCTCGGCACTGTCCCGGCTGAACCGCCGTATGAACGTCGCCTACGGTCGGCAGACCGCCGCCCTCGGCATCAGCAACGCCGAGTGGGAGGTCCTCAAGGCTCTCGTCCTCTCCGGCGCTCCCTACCGCATGGGCCCCAGCGACCTGGCCAAGCGCCTCGGCCTGACGCCGGCCGCGATGACCCACCGGATCGACCGCATGGTCACCGAGGGACTGGTGACCCGGGAACGGGACGAGTCCAACCGGGTCCGCGTCATCGTCGAGCTGACGGGGGAGGGCCGCGAGAAGTGGCTGGAGGCGATGCGACTTGCGACGGTCTTCGAGGACGACCTGCTCCAGGACCTCTCGGCCGAGGAGCGCACCGCCCTGGGTGAGGTCCTCACCCGCCTGCTCCGTAGGGTGGAACACGCCCAGCCGGATGCCAGCGGACGCCTCACCGACCTGGACTAA
- a CDS encoding MFS transporter: MRRIHVGNALSAFGLGFTVPYLYVYVAQVRGLGAMTAGLVLAVFAVAALIVLPFAGRAIVRRGPLPVLIAALVTAAVGSLGLGLAGTAATVLLAAAALGAGQAVMQPALATMIVDVSTADTRSRAFATQFFLQNLGLGVGGLIGGHLVDATRVDSFTLLFSIEAAMFLVLVGVMATVRMPRAPRIKGAPASADRGSWKQLLGNRAMVQLSVLGFVLFFACYGQFESGLSAYGVEAAGISTSALGTALAANTLMIVVAQFAVLKFVERRRRSRVIAAVGLIWAVAWVVAGYAGLGHGSREMATAAFVSTYALFGLGEAMLSPTVAPLVADLAPTGMAGQYNSAFALVKQLALAVGPAVGGPMGASLHAPYVVTFLLFSLGITVLALRLGRRLTAVQDQPWPARSRSRVVARGGTSTGAVAAEA, translated from the coding sequence ATGCGCCGGATCCACGTGGGCAACGCACTCAGCGCGTTCGGGCTCGGCTTCACCGTCCCCTACCTGTACGTCTATGTGGCGCAGGTACGAGGGCTCGGTGCCATGACGGCGGGGCTGGTCCTCGCCGTGTTCGCCGTGGCCGCGCTGATCGTGCTGCCGTTCGCCGGACGGGCCATCGTCCGGCGCGGTCCGCTTCCGGTCCTGATCGCCGCCCTGGTCACCGCCGCCGTCGGATCGCTGGGGCTGGGGCTGGCGGGCACCGCGGCGACCGTGCTCCTGGCGGCCGCCGCGCTCGGGGCCGGGCAGGCTGTGATGCAGCCGGCGCTCGCGACGATGATCGTGGACGTCTCCACCGCCGACACCCGCTCGCGCGCCTTCGCCACGCAGTTCTTCCTGCAGAACCTCGGGCTCGGCGTCGGTGGGCTCATCGGCGGTCATCTTGTGGACGCTACGCGCGTCGACTCCTTCACCCTGCTGTTCTCCATCGAGGCGGCGATGTTCCTGGTGCTGGTGGGGGTGATGGCGACGGTGCGGATGCCGCGCGCGCCGCGCATCAAGGGCGCGCCCGCGTCGGCGGACCGGGGCAGCTGGAAGCAGCTGCTCGGCAACCGGGCCATGGTGCAGCTGTCCGTACTGGGTTTTGTGTTGTTCTTCGCCTGTTACGGCCAGTTCGAGTCAGGGCTGAGCGCGTACGGCGTCGAGGCGGCCGGGATCTCCACGTCCGCGCTCGGAACCGCGCTGGCCGCCAACACCCTGATGATCGTCGTCGCGCAGTTCGCCGTGCTGAAGTTCGTCGAGCGTCGGCGTCGGTCCCGGGTGATCGCCGCCGTCGGGCTGATCTGGGCCGTGGCGTGGGTCGTGGCTGGGTACGCCGGGCTCGGGCACGGCAGCCGGGAGATGGCCACGGCCGCCTTCGTGTCGACGTACGCCCTGTTCGGGCTCGGGGAGGCGATGTTGTCGCCGACGGTCGCTCCGCTGGTCGCCGACTTGGCGCCGACGGGGATGGCGGGACAGTACAACTCGGCGTTCGCCCTGGTGAAGCAGCTCGCGCTGGCCGTGGGGCCGGCGGTGGGCGGACCGATGGGGGCCTCGCTGCACGCGCCGTACGTCGTGACGTTCCTTCTTTTCTCTCTGGGTATCACCGTCCTCGCGCTGCGGCTCGGGCGGCGGCTGACCGCCGTACAGGACCAGCCGTGGCCGGCGCGGAGCCGGAGCCGGGTGGTCGCCCGGGGCGGGACGTCCACGGGAGCCGTGGCCGCGGAGGCGTGA
- a CDS encoding SpoIIE family protein phosphatase: MNFTRWSARLPGTQRRAAARTDHTVAPDRPADGAGSVPSARAEQLTQQAPYLPAVDELPVREVLDRVPALVALVHGHDHRVAYINDSYVTAFGLRPLGEPTRESLPELAELGLLPLLDQVLRSGKPRTLKSRKAPDGRSYTFTCTPVTEADHAGVLVFATDVTDHAEAAERLRASERRQRETAVTLQRSLLPQELEQPDDLRIAATYHPGGTEAAVGGDWYDVITLGGGRTALVIGDVMGRGVRAAAVMGQLRTAVRAYARLDLPPHEVLQLLDGLAAEIDANQIATCVYAIHDPNEGRLVYASAGHLPILVRDETGAVQRADEPTGPPLGTGGWMHASGSVPLGPGSTAVLYTDGLVERRDADLDEGIEALEAALSGATGTPQVVCDRLVRSAGVTADHDDDVAVLVLQHPARTGPDSELFRNAALELLGGVEAAPRARAFASGVLTSWRFPADLHDLGVLAASELVANSLQHGTPPMRLRLRRTDRRLIIEVTDGDDHLPRRRRAEPGDESGRGIAIVATIASNWGSRRTPGGGKAVWCEFVLPKGAP; encoded by the coding sequence GTGAACTTCACGCGCTGGAGCGCCCGGCTCCCCGGAACGCAGCGCCGCGCGGCAGCGCGGACCGACCACACGGTCGCCCCGGACCGCCCGGCCGACGGCGCGGGCTCCGTCCCCTCGGCCCGCGCCGAACAACTGACCCAACAGGCCCCGTACCTGCCCGCCGTGGACGAACTCCCCGTGCGCGAGGTCCTCGACCGCGTCCCCGCCCTGGTGGCCCTGGTGCACGGACACGACCACCGGGTCGCCTACATCAACGACTCCTACGTGACCGCCTTCGGCCTGCGCCCCCTCGGCGAGCCCACCCGCGAGTCCCTCCCCGAACTCGCCGAACTGGGCCTGCTCCCGCTCCTCGACCAGGTGCTGCGCAGCGGCAAGCCCCGCACCCTCAAGTCCCGCAAGGCCCCCGACGGCCGCTCCTACACGTTCACCTGCACCCCGGTCACGGAAGCCGACCACGCTGGCGTGCTCGTCTTCGCCACCGACGTCACCGACCACGCCGAGGCCGCTGAACGCCTCCGCGCCAGCGAACGCCGCCAGCGCGAGACCGCGGTCACCCTCCAGCGCTCCCTCCTCCCCCAGGAGCTCGAACAGCCCGACGACCTGCGCATCGCCGCCACCTACCACCCCGGCGGCACGGAGGCCGCGGTCGGCGGCGACTGGTACGACGTCATCACCCTCGGCGGCGGCCGCACGGCCCTGGTCATCGGCGACGTCATGGGCCGGGGCGTCCGCGCCGCCGCCGTCATGGGCCAACTCCGTACGGCGGTGCGCGCCTACGCCCGCCTGGACCTGCCCCCGCACGAGGTCCTGCAGCTCCTCGACGGCCTCGCCGCGGAGATCGACGCCAACCAGATCGCCACCTGCGTCTACGCCATCCACGACCCGAACGAGGGCCGGCTGGTGTACGCCTCCGCCGGCCACCTCCCCATCCTGGTCCGCGACGAGACCGGCGCCGTCCAGCGCGCCGACGAGCCGACCGGCCCGCCCCTCGGCACGGGCGGCTGGATGCACGCCTCCGGCTCCGTCCCGCTCGGCCCCGGCTCCACGGCCGTGCTCTACACGGACGGGCTGGTGGAGCGCCGCGACGCCGACCTCGACGAGGGCATCGAGGCCCTGGAAGCCGCCCTGTCCGGTGCGACGGGCACCCCCCAGGTGGTCTGCGACCGCCTGGTCCGCTCGGCCGGGGTCACCGCCGACCACGACGACGACGTGGCGGTCCTGGTCCTCCAGCACCCGGCCCGCACCGGCCCCGACAGCGAGCTGTTCCGCAACGCCGCCCTGGAACTCCTCGGCGGCGTCGAAGCGGCCCCCCGCGCGCGTGCCTTCGCCTCCGGCGTCCTGACCAGCTGGCGCTTCCCGGCCGACCTGCACGACCTCGGCGTCCTCGCGGCGAGCGAGCTGGTCGCCAACTCCCTGCAGCACGGCACCCCGCCCATGCGCCTGCGCCTGCGGCGCACCGACCGCCGCCTGATCATCGAGGTGACGGACGGCGACGACCACCTGCCGCGCCGCCGCCGTGCCGAACCGGGCGACGAGTCGGGCCGGGGCATCGCCATCGTCGCGACGATCGCCTCGAACTGGGGCTCGCGCCGGACACCGGGCGGCGGCAAGGCCGTATGGTGCGAATTCGTCCTGCCGAAGGGCGCGCCCTGA
- a CDS encoding NAD(P)/FAD-dependent oxidoreductase: MVKERARILVVGGGYVGMYTALRLQRRLKRELARGEAEITVVTPDPYMTYQPFLPEAAAGAISPRHVVVPLRRVLDHCHVVVGEVRSIDHAKRTATLTTLATEEEGTGAEQLSYDELVLAPGSISRTLPIPGLAEHAVGFKSVEEAIGLRNHVIEQMDIASSTRDPEIRDAALTFVFVGGGFAGVEALAELEDMARYTARYYHNVQAEDMKWILVEASDRILPEVGEEMGRYTVTELRRRNIDVRLNTRLESCADRIAVLSDGARFPTRTIVWTAGVRPSPLLAATDLPLTARGRLKCTPQLTIDGATHAWAAGDAAAVPDVTAAEPGRETAPNAQHAVRQARVLGDNIAHSLRGEELETYSHAYAGSVASLGLHKGVAHVYGRKLKGYPAWFMHRVYHLSRVPTFNRKARVLAEWTLSGLFKREIVSLGSLEHPRAEFELAAGGKPPGDPADDPKGSS, encoded by the coding sequence ATGGTGAAGGAACGTGCGCGCATTCTCGTTGTCGGCGGCGGCTACGTCGGGATGTACACGGCCCTGCGTCTGCAGCGCAGACTGAAACGGGAACTCGCCCGGGGCGAGGCCGAGATCACGGTCGTCACTCCCGACCCGTACATGACCTATCAGCCGTTCCTTCCCGAGGCGGCGGCCGGCGCCATCTCCCCGCGGCACGTCGTCGTCCCGCTGCGCCGCGTCCTGGACCACTGCCACGTCGTCGTCGGCGAGGTCCGCTCCATCGACCACGCCAAACGCACCGCCACCCTCACCACCCTGGCCACCGAGGAGGAGGGCACGGGCGCCGAGCAGCTGTCGTACGACGAACTCGTCCTCGCGCCCGGCTCGATCTCCCGCACGCTGCCCATCCCCGGCCTCGCCGAGCACGCCGTCGGTTTCAAGTCGGTCGAGGAGGCCATCGGCCTGCGCAACCACGTCATCGAGCAGATGGACATCGCCTCCTCCACCCGCGACCCGGAGATCCGCGACGCGGCCCTCACCTTCGTCTTCGTCGGCGGCGGCTTCGCAGGCGTCGAGGCGCTCGCCGAGCTGGAGGACATGGCCCGCTACACCGCGCGCTACTACCACAACGTCCAGGCCGAGGACATGAAGTGGATCCTCGTCGAGGCCTCGGACCGCATCCTGCCCGAGGTCGGCGAGGAGATGGGCCGCTACACGGTCACCGAACTGCGCCGCCGCAACATCGACGTACGGCTGAACACACGCCTGGAGTCCTGCGCCGACCGCATCGCCGTACTCAGCGACGGAGCCCGCTTCCCGACCCGCACGATCGTCTGGACGGCAGGCGTCAGACCCAGCCCGCTGCTCGCCGCCACCGACCTCCCGCTCACCGCGCGAGGACGGCTGAAATGCACCCCCCAGCTGACGATCGACGGCGCCACGCACGCTTGGGCGGCCGGCGACGCGGCGGCCGTCCCCGACGTCACGGCCGCGGAACCCGGCAGGGAGACCGCCCCCAACGCCCAGCACGCCGTCCGCCAGGCCAGGGTCCTCGGCGACAACATCGCGCACTCGCTGCGCGGCGAGGAACTGGAGACGTACTCCCACGCGTACGCCGGCTCGGTGGCCTCACTCGGTCTGCACAAGGGCGTGGCACACGTCTACGGGCGCAAGCTGAAGGGCTACCCTGCCTGGTTCATGCACCGCGTCTACCACCTGAGCAGGGTCCCCACCTTCAACCGCAAGGCCCGTGTCCTCGCGGAATGGACCCTCTCGGGCCTCTTCAAACGGGAGATCGTCTCGCTCGGCTCGCTCGAACATCCCCGAGCGGAGTTCGAACTCGCGGCCGGTGGAAAGCCTCCTGGCGATCCGGCGGACGACCCGAAGGGGTCGTCCTGA
- a CDS encoding TetR/AcrR family transcriptional regulator, protein MHVQDSHWSSASALAAGGMMSAAAGNGRGDQTRTTPLRVDAQRNLEHVLRAAREVFGELGYGAPMEDVARRARVGVGTVYRRFPSKDVLVRRIAEEETSRLTDQARAALGQEDEPWSALSRFLRTSVASGAGRLLPPHVLRVGVAEERDGRTVFDEARVPQQRMQPGAGELRLVPESGSSGRVGDDDAGASALLEVVGQLVERARAAGELRADVSVSDVLLVIATAAPSLPDAAQQAAASARLLDILLEGLRSRPV, encoded by the coding sequence ATGCATGTTCAGGACTCTCATTGGTCGTCCGCGTCCGCACTCGCGGCCGGCGGCATGATGAGCGCGGCGGCGGGCAACGGACGCGGGGACCAGACGCGTACGACGCCGCTGCGCGTGGACGCACAGCGCAATCTGGAGCACGTGCTGCGTGCGGCGCGCGAGGTCTTCGGCGAGCTGGGGTACGGCGCGCCGATGGAGGACGTGGCGCGGCGCGCGCGGGTGGGTGTGGGGACCGTCTACCGGCGGTTCCCGAGCAAGGACGTCCTGGTGCGGCGGATAGCCGAGGAGGAGACCTCCCGGCTGACCGACCAGGCCCGGGCGGCGCTCGGGCAGGAGGACGAGCCGTGGTCGGCGCTGTCGCGCTTCCTGCGGACGTCCGTGGCGTCGGGTGCCGGCCGGTTGCTGCCGCCCCATGTGCTGCGGGTCGGCGTCGCCGAGGAACGCGACGGCAGGACCGTGTTCGACGAGGCGCGGGTGCCGCAGCAGCGGATGCAGCCGGGCGCCGGTGAACTGCGGCTGGTTCCCGAGAGCGGTTCCTCGGGGAGGGTCGGGGACGACGACGCGGGCGCCTCGGCGCTGCTCGAGGTCGTGGGTCAGCTGGTGGAGCGGGCCCGGGCCGCGGGTGAGCTGCGGGCCGACGTGTCGGTGTCCGACGTACTGCTGGTGATCGCCACCGCCGCGCCCTCGTTGCCGGATGCGGCGCAGCAGGCCGCGGCGTCCGCGCGGCTGCTGGACATCCTGCTGGAGGGGCTGCGGTCCCGGCCGGTGTGA
- a CDS encoding sigma-70 family RNA polymerase sigma factor: MSVDGRDESLGDGDPEDGATPQVPLQGGRPSIPAQAGEPVEGSVPAQRDRRQDSGVLPPPRDLPPSDADLIERMRTGDDSAYEALYRRHADAVRRYARTCCRDGHTADDLTAEVFARMLQAVRRGHGPEHAVRPYLLTCVRRVAAGWTKSARREHLVDDFAVFAAQAARSSEAADQDTLDLGADVRAMHEAEQSMAMRAFRSLPERWQAVLWHTEVEDESPSEVATLFGLDANGTRVLASRAREGLKQAYLQAHVSATLVADEECARYADRLGAYARGGLRTRAERGLRKHLEECAKCRLAAGQIKEVAGGIPAVVPVAVIGWFGAAGYAKALGLVAGSAAGAGAAGAGAAAAAGGGSSGGAGAGAGAAASEGLGAPVKAGIAAGVVAVAAAAVALALVGDDSPVRKPDAKPPVSSPVVGQQSPKPPTKRPEPQPPAIVPAHAPTPAPTPPPRPTPTPTPTPTPPPAPAPKPKPTPTPMPTSAPKPTLTPTPVTTPPPPPAPAVYEWSELAYDVSGDGTGPEMRIGRSSWVWQRYGLSVDDKRYTHGVSVHGHSSVTIDLNRSCTAYDALVGIDDMALGLGKVYFSVYADGTRLWRSGLVEAGEPAVPVHVNLAGHRTVRLVVEPRDGFDALTLADWAESRFTCS, from the coding sequence ATGAGCGTTGACGGGCGGGACGAGTCACTCGGCGACGGTGACCCGGAAGACGGCGCCACGCCACAGGTACCGCTCCAGGGGGGACGCCCCTCCATCCCGGCTCAGGCCGGGGAGCCCGTCGAGGGAAGCGTCCCGGCCCAGCGCGACCGGCGGCAGGACAGCGGCGTCCTGCCGCCGCCGAGGGACCTGCCCCCTTCCGACGCCGATCTGATCGAGCGGATGCGTACGGGCGACGACAGCGCCTACGAGGCGCTGTACCGGCGTCACGCCGACGCCGTGCGCCGCTACGCCCGCACCTGCTGCCGCGACGGCCACACCGCCGACGACCTGACCGCCGAGGTCTTCGCCCGCATGCTGCAGGCGGTGCGCAGGGGGCACGGCCCCGAGCACGCCGTACGCCCGTACCTGCTCACCTGCGTCCGGCGCGTGGCCGCCGGCTGGACCAAGTCCGCCAGGCGTGAGCACCTCGTCGACGACTTCGCGGTGTTCGCCGCGCAGGCGGCACGTTCGTCCGAGGCCGCCGACCAGGACACCCTGGATCTCGGTGCCGACGTGCGCGCCATGCACGAGGCCGAGCAGTCCATGGCGATGCGGGCCTTCCGGTCGCTGCCCGAGCGCTGGCAGGCCGTGCTGTGGCACACCGAGGTCGAGGACGAGTCGCCCAGCGAGGTCGCCACGCTCTTCGGGCTGGACGCCAACGGCACGCGCGTGCTCGCCTCCCGCGCCCGCGAGGGCCTCAAGCAGGCCTATCTGCAGGCGCACGTCAGCGCCACCCTCGTGGCCGACGAGGAGTGCGCCCGCTACGCCGACCGGCTCGGCGCCTACGCGCGCGGCGGCCTGCGCACCCGTGCGGAGCGCGGGCTGCGCAAGCACCTGGAGGAGTGCGCCAAGTGCCGGCTGGCCGCCGGTCAGATCAAGGAGGTCGCCGGCGGCATCCCGGCCGTCGTGCCGGTCGCGGTCATCGGCTGGTTCGGCGCCGCCGGGTACGCCAAGGCGCTCGGCCTCGTCGCCGGTTCGGCCGCCGGAGCCGGTGCGGCGGGCGCGGGCGCGGCCGCGGCGGCCGGCGGCGGCTCGTCCGGCGGAGCGGGCGCGGGTGCCGGAGCGGCCGCCTCGGAGGGACTGGGCGCGCCGGTGAAGGCCGGCATCGCGGCCGGCGTCGTCGCCGTGGCCGCCGCCGCGGTGGCCCTCGCCCTCGTCGGCGACGACAGCCCCGTCAGAAAGCCCGACGCCAAGCCGCCCGTCTCCTCGCCGGTCGTAGGGCAGCAGTCGCCGAAGCCCCCGACAAAGCGGCCCGAGCCGCAGCCCCCGGCGATCGTGCCCGCGCACGCGCCCACGCCCGCGCCGACCCCGCCACCCCGGCCGACCCCCACGCCGACGCCGACGCCCACACCCCCACCGGCGCCGGCGCCGAAGCCCAAGCCGACGCCGACGCCGATGCCGACGTCCGCGCCGAAGCCCACGCTCACCCCCACCCCCGTAACGACCCCGCCTCCGCCGCCAGCCCCGGCCGTCTACGAGTGGAGCGAGCTCGCCTACGACGTCAGCGGCGACGGCACCGGGCCCGAGATGCGGATCGGCCGGAGCAGCTGGGTGTGGCAGCGCTACGGCCTGTCCGTCGACGACAAGCGGTACACCCACGGGGTGAGCGTGCACGGCCACTCCTCCGTCACGATCGACCTCAACCGCAGCTGCACCGCCTACGACGCCCTGGTCGGCATCGACGACATGGCCCTGGGGCTCGGCAAGGTCTACTTCTCCGTCTACGCCGACGGCACCCGGCTGTGGCGGTCGGGCCTGGTGGAAGCCGGTGAGCCGGCGGTTCCGGTGCATGTGAACCTCGCCGGGCACCGGACCGTGCGGCTGGTCGTCGAGCCGCGCGACGGCTTCGACGCGCTCACACTCGCGGACTGGGCCGAGTCGAGGTTCACCTGCTCCTAG